From one Azospirillum ramasamyi genomic stretch:
- a CDS encoding SpoVR family protein, producing MTAVITRPDALLYDGVEWDYDKIKRVYDAIEHIALKEMGLDVYPNQIEVITAEQMLDAYSSIGMPLMYKHWSFGKHFARDEMMYRKGYRGLAYEIVINSSPCISYIMEENTMTMQTLVIAHAAFGHNHFFKNNQLFQQWTDAQGILDYLEFAKTYITHCEERYGHAAVERVLDAAHALMSQGVHKYPKKRSDLRTEQRRERERQEYQDQTFNDLWRTVPKPAAGQRPAKSVSERKKLLGLPEENILYFLEKKAPRLEHWQREILRIVRHISQYFYPQKQTKVMNEGCATYVHYQIMSRLHETGQISEGAFLEFLHSHTSVVFQPEFDDKRFSGLNPYALGFAMMQDIARIAEKPTDEDRQWFPDLAGRGDGMAAVREAWANFRDESFVLQYLSPHLMRKLKLFSVRDDAEDPYLLVDHIHNERGYRDIRKKLARQYDLGYLEPDIQIVDVDLAGDRKLILQHRVTNGVLLDESDAKAVLRHIANLWGYEVQLIEVSAISEAILKEHAVTAPSGIGVV from the coding sequence ATGACCGCTGTGATCACCAGGCCCGACGCGCTGCTGTATGACGGCGTCGAATGGGATTACGACAAGATCAAGCGCGTCTACGACGCCATCGAGCATATCGCGCTGAAGGAGATGGGCCTCGACGTCTATCCCAACCAGATCGAGGTCATCACCGCCGAGCAGATGCTCGACGCCTATTCGTCCATCGGCATGCCGCTGATGTACAAGCACTGGTCCTTCGGCAAGCATTTCGCCCGCGACGAGATGATGTACCGCAAGGGCTATCGCGGCCTGGCCTATGAGATCGTCATCAACTCCAGCCCCTGCATCAGCTACATCATGGAAGAGAACACCATGACGATGCAGACGCTGGTGATCGCCCACGCCGCCTTCGGCCACAATCATTTCTTCAAGAACAACCAGCTGTTCCAGCAATGGACCGATGCCCAGGGCATCCTGGACTATCTGGAATTCGCCAAAACCTACATCACCCATTGCGAGGAACGCTACGGCCATGCCGCGGTGGAGCGGGTGCTGGACGCCGCCCATGCGCTGATGAGCCAGGGCGTGCACAAATACCCGAAGAAGCGTTCCGACCTGCGGACCGAGCAGCGGCGCGAGCGCGAGCGGCAGGAATACCAGGACCAGACCTTCAACGACCTGTGGCGCACGGTGCCGAAACCGGCCGCCGGCCAGCGGCCCGCCAAGTCGGTGTCGGAGCGCAAGAAGCTGTTGGGACTGCCGGAAGAGAACATCCTCTATTTCCTGGAGAAGAAGGCTCCCCGGCTGGAGCATTGGCAGCGCGAAATCCTGCGCATCGTCCGTCACATCTCCCAGTATTTCTATCCGCAGAAACAGACGAAGGTGATGAACGAGGGCTGCGCCACCTACGTCCATTACCAGATCATGAGCCGCCTGCACGAAACCGGCCAGATCAGCGAAGGCGCCTTCCTGGAGTTCCTGCACTCCCACACCTCGGTGGTGTTCCAGCCGGAGTTCGACGACAAGCGCTTCTCCGGCCTGAACCCCTATGCGCTGGGCTTCGCGATGATGCAGGACATCGCCCGCATCGCCGAGAAGCCGACCGACGAGGACCGCCAGTGGTTCCCCGACCTCGCGGGCCGCGGCGACGGCATGGCGGCGGTGCGCGAGGCCTGGGCCAACTTCCGCGACGAGAGCTTCGTCCTGCAGTATCTCAGCCCGCACCTGATGCGGAAGCTGAAGCTGTTCAGCGTGCGCGACGATGCGGAAGACCCCTATCTGCTGGTCGATCACATCCACAACGAGCGCGGTTACCGCGACATCCGCAAGAAGCTGGCCCGCCAGTACGACCTCGGCTATCTGGAGCCGGACATCCAGATCGTCGACGTGGACCTTGCCGGCGACCGCAAGCTGATCCTGCAGCACCGCGTCACCAACGGCGTTCTGCTGGACGAGAGCGACGCTAAGGCGGTGCTGCGCCACATCGCCAACCTGTGGGGCTACGAGGTGCAGCTGATCGAGGTGTCGGCCATCTCCGAAGCCATCCTGAAGGAACACGCCGTCACCGCCCCGAGCGGGATCGGCGTGGTGTGA
- a CDS encoding serine hydrolase domain-containing protein, with amino-acid sequence MGKDDGNATKKGEMDPGLLRAALAGLLEEESASAAPAATALVAILRGRGADMEPPRTLVLRRRGAHSEKRGGEKRGGEKGAGDPAERRALVYSLTKTILAAAVLRLAARGIVALDGPAERWLPELSGRPVAVTVAQLLMHRAGLPDYGGRADYHAAVAAGGEPWSGDEFLARCGVANGKDGPPVGSFAYSNIGYLLVGRLLERAGGLPLAEMLAREVFAPLGLSGAALLRDRSELDGLFFGPSPAFGGVPVAKAYHPGWVSHGVAAMTVSDACRFVHGLTEDYLPTALLWRMRDALPVSGPMTGRPWVQPSYGLGLMMELNPGPGPYWGHTGGGPGVTPVAYHAPGPVPVSVAVFLDGEDGNLAEWMAVEVLHRLRNGR; translated from the coding sequence ATGGGCAAGGACGACGGTAACGCGACGAAGAAGGGCGAAATGGATCCGGGGCTGCTGAGGGCCGCCCTGGCCGGCCTGCTGGAGGAGGAGAGCGCGAGCGCCGCCCCGGCCGCTACGGCCCTGGTCGCCATCCTCCGCGGACGCGGCGCCGATATGGAGCCTCCGCGAACGCTGGTGCTGCGGCGGCGCGGCGCGCATAGCGAGAAGAGGGGCGGCGAGAAGAGGGGCGGCGAGAAGGGCGCGGGCGACCCGGCGGAGCGGCGCGCCCTGGTCTACAGCCTGACCAAGACCATCCTGGCCGCCGCCGTGCTGCGGCTGGCCGCGCGCGGCATCGTCGCTCTGGATGGGCCGGCGGAGCGCTGGCTGCCCGAACTGTCCGGCCGGCCGGTGGCGGTCACCGTCGCCCAGCTGCTGATGCACCGGGCCGGGTTGCCCGATTATGGCGGGCGGGCCGACTACCATGCCGCCGTCGCCGCCGGCGGCGAGCCGTGGAGCGGCGACGAGTTCCTGGCCCGCTGCGGTGTGGCCAATGGCAAGGATGGACCGCCGGTCGGCAGCTTCGCCTATTCCAACATCGGCTATCTGCTGGTCGGCCGGCTGCTGGAGCGGGCGGGCGGCCTTCCGCTGGCGGAGATGCTGGCGCGCGAGGTCTTCGCCCCGCTCGGCCTGTCCGGCGCGGCGCTGCTGCGCGACCGCTCAGAACTCGACGGGCTGTTCTTCGGGCCGAGCCCGGCCTTCGGCGGCGTTCCGGTGGCGAAGGCCTATCATCCCGGCTGGGTGTCGCATGGGGTGGCGGCGATGACGGTGTCCGATGCCTGCCGCTTCGTCCATGGCCTGACCGAGGACTACCTGCCGACCGCGCTGCTGTGGCGGATGCGCGATGCCCTGCCGGTCAGCGGGCCGATGACCGGCAGGCCCTGGGTGCAACCGTCCTATGGCCTGGGCCTGATGATGGAGCTGAATCCGGGGCCCGGACCCTATTGGGGCCACACCGGCGGCGGTCCGGGGGTGACGCCCGTCGCCTATCACGCGCCGGGGCCGGTCCCGGTCTCCGTCGCCGTCTTCCTGGACGGCGAGGACGGAAACCTCGCCGAATGGATGGCGGTTGAGGTGCTGCACCGCCTGCGCAACGGCCGTTAG
- a CDS encoding long-chain-fatty-acid--CoA ligase: MGEAARTLPDHPWLASYPPTVDWAMPIPARPLTDLLSDAVARHGAKPCLNFLGKRTSYRELGQLVDRAARGFQALGVGKGTRVGLFLPNTPYYVIAFFGILKAGGTVVNFNPLYAERELAHQIGDSDIDLMVTLDLKLLYDKMARMLAETGLKRLVICRMAEILPFPKNWLFPIAKRAEVAAIPRDDRHIPFVRLIANDGRPAPVAIDAREDVAVLQYTGGTTGVPKGAMLTHANLYANTIQCATWYASKERRPGEGEDDGQERMMGVLPLFHVFAMTAVMNFGLHLGAEIVLLPRFELEQVMRTLQKERITLFPAVPTIYTAINHHKRLKDFDLSSIRFCMSGGAPLPLEVKEAFERTTGCTLVEGYGLSESSPVATVNPVVLRSEKKGSIGLPLPGTIVEIVSLEEPRRVLPPGEKGEVCIRGPQVMKGYWRRPDETAQTLVDGRLHTGDVGVMDEDGYTTIVDRIKDMILCSGFNVYPRNVEEAIYLHPAVAECVVAGLPDEYRGQTVKAYVRLDEGRSLTAEELTAFLKDKLSPIEMPKVVEFRRELPKTMIGKLSRKALLDEEQSKRDAAAATGGSA; this comes from the coding sequence ATGGGAGAAGCCGCCCGCACATTGCCCGACCATCCATGGCTGGCCTCCTACCCGCCGACGGTGGACTGGGCGATGCCGATCCCGGCCCGGCCGCTGACGGACCTGTTGAGCGACGCCGTCGCCCGCCACGGCGCCAAGCCCTGCCTGAACTTCCTGGGCAAGCGCACCAGCTACCGCGAGTTGGGGCAACTGGTCGACCGCGCCGCCCGCGGCTTCCAGGCGCTCGGGGTGGGGAAGGGCACGCGGGTCGGTCTGTTCCTGCCCAACACCCCTTATTACGTCATCGCCTTCTTCGGCATCCTGAAGGCCGGCGGCACGGTGGTGAACTTCAACCCGCTCTATGCCGAACGCGAACTTGCCCACCAGATCGGCGACAGCGACATCGACCTGATGGTCACGCTGGACCTGAAGCTGCTGTACGACAAGATGGCGCGGATGCTGGCGGAGACCGGGCTGAAGCGGCTGGTGATCTGCCGCATGGCCGAAATCCTGCCCTTCCCGAAGAACTGGCTGTTCCCCATCGCCAAGAGGGCGGAGGTCGCGGCGATCCCGCGCGACGACCGCCACATTCCCTTTGTCCGACTGATCGCCAACGACGGCCGGCCGGCTCCGGTCGCCATCGACGCGCGCGAGGACGTCGCGGTCCTGCAATACACCGGCGGCACCACCGGCGTGCCGAAGGGCGCGATGCTGACCCACGCCAACCTCTACGCCAACACCATCCAGTGCGCGACCTGGTACGCGTCGAAGGAGCGCAGGCCCGGCGAGGGCGAGGATGACGGGCAGGAGCGCATGATGGGCGTGCTGCCGCTGTTCCATGTCTTCGCCATGACCGCGGTGATGAATTTCGGCCTGCATCTGGGGGCCGAGATCGTCCTGCTGCCGCGCTTCGAGCTGGAGCAGGTCATGCGCACCCTGCAGAAGGAGCGGATCACCCTGTTCCCCGCCGTCCCCACCATCTACACGGCGATCAACCATCATAAACGCCTGAAGGACTTCGACCTGTCCTCCATCCGCTTCTGCATGTCGGGCGGGGCGCCGCTGCCGCTGGAGGTGAAGGAGGCGTTCGAGCGCACCACCGGCTGCACGCTGGTGGAAGGATACGGCCTGTCGGAAAGCTCCCCCGTCGCCACGGTGAACCCGGTGGTGCTGCGCAGCGAGAAGAAGGGCTCCATCGGCCTGCCGCTGCCCGGCACCATCGTGGAGATCGTCAGCCTGGAGGAGCCGCGCCGCGTATTGCCGCCCGGCGAGAAGGGCGAGGTCTGCATCCGCGGGCCGCAGGTGATGAAGGGCTATTGGCGGCGCCCGGACGAGACGGCGCAGACGCTGGTCGACGGCCGGCTGCACACCGGCGATGTCGGGGTGATGGACGAGGACGGCTACACCACCATCGTCGACCGCATCAAGGACATGATCCTGTGCAGCGGCTTCAACGTCTATCCCCGCAATGTGGAGGAGGCGATCTACCTGCATCCGGCCGTCGCCGAATGCGTGGTGGCCGGCCTGCCCGATGAATATCGCGGCCAGACGGTTAAGGCCTATGTCCGGCTGGACGAGGGCAGGAGCCTGACCGCCGAGGAGCTGACCGCCTTCCTGAAGGACAAGCTGTCGCCCATCGAGATGCCGAAGGTCGTGGAATTCCGCCGGGAGCTGCCGAAGACGATGATTGGAAAACTGTCCCGCAAGGCCCTGCTGGACGAGGAGCAGAGCAAACGTGACGCCGCTGCGGCGACTGGCGGTTCCGCATGA
- a CDS encoding acylphosphatase, with product MSGPERKVVRVRVQGKVQGVWYRGWTVDTAGGLGLTGWVRNRSDGTVEALFAGPAHAVDRMLEACRRGPPAAIVRDVVSEPEQDPGMAGFEQRPTA from the coding sequence ATGAGCGGCCCCGAACGGAAGGTCGTGCGCGTCCGCGTCCAGGGCAAGGTGCAGGGGGTGTGGTATCGCGGCTGGACCGTCGATACCGCGGGCGGGTTGGGTCTGACCGGCTGGGTCCGCAACCGCAGCGACGGCACGGTGGAGGCGCTGTTCGCCGGCCCCGCCCATGCCGTCGACCGCATGCTGGAGGCCTGCCGCCGCGGCCCGCCCGCGGCCATCGTCCGCGACGTGGTGTCCGAACCGGAGCAGGATCCGGGGATGGCCGGGTTCGAGCAGCGGCCGACGGCGTAA